One segment of Egicoccus sp. AB-alg2 DNA contains the following:
- a CDS encoding ABC transporter ATP-binding protein, which translates to MPAAIEVEGLHRRYGDTVAVDDVSFEVRHGEIFGVLGPNGAGKTTTVEIVAGLRRADRGRVRVLGLDPERDRSALRRVLGVQLQRAALHGALKVHELVTLFRSFYPRGRDPDELMRSLGLDEQRDTRFDDLSGGQQQRLSIALALVGDPRVTLLDELSTGLDPEARRGIWRLVEDLRDQGVTIVLVSHQLEEVERLCDRVAVLDRGRVVALDRPDGLAAAAGLPPSASLEDAYLALTSRTTTDADGGRR; encoded by the coding sequence GTGCCCGCAGCCATCGAGGTCGAGGGACTGCACCGTCGCTACGGCGACACCGTGGCGGTCGACGACGTCAGCTTCGAGGTACGCCACGGCGAGATCTTCGGCGTCCTCGGCCCCAACGGCGCCGGCAAGACGACCACGGTCGAGATCGTCGCGGGCCTGCGACGGGCGGACCGGGGCCGCGTGCGCGTGCTCGGCCTGGACCCGGAGCGTGACCGCTCCGCCCTGCGCCGCGTGCTGGGTGTGCAGCTGCAGCGTGCCGCTCTGCACGGGGCCCTGAAGGTCCACGAGCTGGTCACGCTGTTCCGTTCCTTCTACCCGCGGGGGCGTGACCCGGACGAGCTCATGCGCTCACTGGGCCTGGACGAGCAGCGCGACACCCGCTTCGACGACCTCTCGGGCGGACAGCAGCAGCGGCTGTCCATCGCCCTGGCCCTGGTCGGTGACCCGCGCGTCACGCTCCTGGACGAGCTGAGCACCGGGCTGGACCCCGAGGCGCGCCGCGGCATCTGGCGCCTGGTGGAGGACCTGCGGGACCAGGGCGTGACGATCGTGCTGGTCAGCCACCAACTGGAGGAGGTGGAGCGCCTCTGCGACCGCGTCGCGGTGCTCGACCGCGGACGGGTGGTGGCCCTCGACCGGCCCGACGGGCTGGCGGCGGCCGCCGGGCTGCCGCCTTCGGCCAGCCTCGAGGACGCCTATCTGGCGCTCACCTCCCGCACGACCACCGACGCCGACGGAGGTCGCCGATGA
- a CDS encoding ATP-grasp domain-containing protein, which translates to MNVVFVEPHFPRNQREFVRGLAAVGATVVGIGESPLDALDHDLQGWLHHYEQVPSVTDVGRMTEVVRWVQSKLWVDRLEATIEAHTLPAAHVREACGIPGTSSRTAWLCRDKPSMKQVLRDAGVPTAASAAVDSAAQAHAFAADVGFPLILKPRAAAGAAGTVRVDDRDQLDHALGVFGSEGTDSIAVEEFVEGHEGFYDTLTVDGHVVHDFVSHYYPNVLEAMRTRWISPQFVATNRLDEAPDYEEVREMGRRVIAGLGIGTSATHMEWFFGPKGLRFSEIGCRPPGVGAWDLYSAGNEMDLYREWAHAIVHGGPSQHASRRYAAGIIALRPDADGRITGYSGLDEAQQRYGSWVIDAHLPEPGTATQPIEAGYMANAYVRMRHPDYDELRRMLDDVGRTVQVHAS; encoded by the coding sequence GTGAACGTCGTCTTCGTCGAGCCGCACTTCCCGCGCAACCAGCGGGAGTTCGTGCGCGGGCTCGCCGCCGTCGGGGCGACCGTGGTGGGCATCGGCGAGTCGCCCCTCGACGCCCTCGACCACGACCTCCAGGGCTGGCTGCACCACTACGAGCAGGTCCCCTCGGTCACCGACGTCGGCCGCATGACCGAGGTCGTGCGGTGGGTCCAGAGCAAGCTGTGGGTCGACCGACTCGAGGCCACGATCGAGGCGCACACGCTGCCCGCGGCCCACGTCCGGGAGGCCTGCGGGATCCCTGGTACCTCCTCGCGGACCGCCTGGCTGTGCCGCGACAAGCCGTCGATGAAGCAGGTGCTGCGCGACGCGGGCGTCCCGACGGCCGCGTCGGCCGCGGTCGACAGCGCGGCCCAGGCCCACGCCTTCGCCGCCGACGTCGGGTTCCCGCTGATCCTGAAGCCCCGGGCGGCGGCCGGAGCGGCCGGCACCGTGCGGGTCGACGACCGCGACCAGCTCGACCATGCGCTTGGCGTGTTCGGCTCGGAGGGGACCGACTCGATCGCGGTCGAGGAGTTCGTCGAGGGCCACGAGGGCTTCTACGACACGCTGACCGTCGACGGGCACGTCGTCCACGACTTCGTCTCGCACTACTACCCGAACGTGCTCGAGGCGATGCGCACCCGCTGGATCTCGCCGCAGTTCGTGGCGACCAACCGCCTCGACGAGGCCCCCGACTACGAGGAGGTCCGCGAGATGGGCCGGCGGGTGATCGCCGGGCTCGGGATCGGCACCTCCGCCACGCACATGGAATGGTTCTTCGGACCGAAGGGTCTGCGCTTCTCGGAGATCGGGTGCCGGCCACCGGGCGTCGGGGCGTGGGACCTGTACTCGGCCGGCAACGAGATGGACCTGTACCGGGAGTGGGCCCACGCGATCGTGCACGGCGGCCCCTCGCAGCATGCGTCGCGACGCTACGCGGCCGGCATCATCGCGCTGCGCCCCGACGCCGACGGGCGGATCACCGGCTACTCGGGACTGGACGAGGCCCAGCAGCGGTACGGGTCCTGGGTGATCGACGCCCACCTGCCCGAGCCCGGCACGGCGACGCAGCCGATCGAGGCCGGGTACATGGCCAACGCGTACGTGCGGATGCGGCATCCCGACTACGACGAGCTGCGTCGCATGCTCGACGACGTCGGACGGACGGTGCAGGTCCACGCCTCGTGA
- a CDS encoding Type 1 glutamine amidotransferase-like domain-containing protein yields MNDVLLLGPQRRPTLADAVADLGLDGPIATVNAGWQEREPDDRELDELLGERSVNLRLYARWADALRDDDELAQADRARRDRIDELQALYLRRLHHAMEGISALRHHAARDPGLRDAEMADAVEEIRRLDARHLDRIDEVEADFAQQLRLSERPVVAEHRAAVARLVGGTEAVAIAGGHVAVLLHCLRLFGLTGVLGERPVIAWSAGAMAISERVVLYHDLAVHSPGHAEVHARGLGLCRGVVPLPHARRRLRIDDHERMALLARRFAPARCVVLDDGARLSCPDGATGATDLPTVGLDGHLHAEAS; encoded by the coding sequence GTGAACGACGTGCTGCTCCTCGGTCCGCAGCGCCGACCCACGCTCGCCGACGCGGTGGCCGACCTCGGTCTCGACGGGCCGATCGCGACCGTCAACGCCGGGTGGCAGGAGCGCGAGCCGGACGATCGCGAGCTCGACGAACTGCTCGGGGAACGCAGCGTCAACCTGCGCCTGTACGCACGCTGGGCCGATGCGCTGCGCGACGACGACGAGCTGGCGCAGGCCGACCGCGCCCGACGCGACCGGATCGACGAGCTGCAGGCGCTGTACCTGCGGCGCCTGCACCACGCGATGGAGGGCATCAGTGCCCTCCGGCACCACGCCGCGCGCGACCCCGGGCTGCGCGACGCCGAGATGGCGGACGCGGTCGAGGAGATCCGTCGTCTCGACGCCCGCCACCTCGACCGGATCGACGAGGTCGAGGCGGACTTCGCCCAGCAACTCCGGCTGTCCGAGCGCCCCGTCGTGGCGGAGCACCGGGCGGCGGTCGCGCGCCTCGTCGGTGGGACCGAGGCCGTCGCGATCGCCGGCGGCCACGTCGCCGTCCTGTTGCACTGCCTGCGCCTGTTCGGACTGACCGGGGTGCTCGGCGAGCGTCCGGTGATCGCGTGGTCCGCGGGGGCGATGGCGATCTCCGAACGGGTCGTGCTCTACCACGACCTGGCCGTGCACAGTCCCGGGCACGCGGAGGTCCACGCACGTGGACTCGGCCTGTGCCGGGGCGTCGTGCCGCTCCCGCACGCCCGACGTCGGCTGCGGATCGACGACCACGAACGCATGGCCCTGCTGGCACGGCGGTTCGCGCCCGCCCGCTGCGTCGTGCTCGACGACGGTGCCCGGTTGTCGTGTCCCGACGGAGCGACGGGCGCCACCGACCTGCCGACCGTGGGGCTCGACGGGCACCTGCACGCGGAGGCCAGCTGA
- a CDS encoding esterase family protein, translating to MRQVERWHSDRIGFDMTMARWGHWGTPVLVFPTAGGDALEIEREGLVTACGELIEAGRVKLYSCDSVAGKAMLEAWGAPEQRLRLLGAFHAYVRAEVIPAIHADSGGPALPIVAAGASIGAFNALAMVCREPRWFSTAICMSGTYDVQRFYDGAWDDELFFASPLHFLPGLGGEQLDQLRQRFVLLASGQGAWEDIDESWRVADVLGSKGVPNRVDAWGPEWEHGWGTWHRMLPTYLDELA from the coding sequence GTGAGGCAGGTCGAGCGCTGGCACTCGGACCGCATCGGGTTCGACATGACGATGGCCCGGTGGGGGCACTGGGGCACACCGGTGCTGGTCTTCCCGACCGCCGGCGGCGACGCCCTGGAGATCGAGCGCGAGGGGTTGGTGACCGCCTGCGGCGAGCTGATCGAGGCAGGCCGGGTGAAGCTGTACTCCTGCGACAGCGTGGCCGGGAAGGCGATGCTCGAGGCCTGGGGGGCTCCCGAGCAGCGGCTGCGCCTGCTGGGTGCGTTCCACGCCTACGTCCGGGCCGAGGTGATCCCGGCGATCCACGCCGACAGCGGCGGACCTGCGCTGCCCATCGTGGCGGCCGGCGCCTCCATCGGCGCCTTCAATGCGCTCGCCATGGTGTGCCGGGAACCGAGGTGGTTCTCGACCGCGATCTGCATGAGCGGCACCTACGACGTCCAGCGCTTCTACGACGGCGCCTGGGACGACGAGCTGTTCTTCGCCTCGCCCCTGCACTTCCTTCCCGGCCTGGGAGGCGAGCAGCTCGACCAGCTCCGCCAGCGCTTCGTCCTGCTCGCGTCCGGGCAGGGTGCGTGGGAGGACATCGACGAGTCCTGGCGGGTCGCCGACGTGCTCGGGTCGAAGGGGGTCCCCAACCGGGTCGACGCCTGGGGTCCGGAGTGGGAACACGGGTGGGGCACCTGGCACCGGATGCTGCCGACCTACCTCGACGAGCTCGCCTGA
- a CDS encoding L,D-transpeptidase: MTVPIPLAPAALRRSGQARHRCRDGRDGRDGRDLRGRLRRAVAAALLGAVLVGCGTRATDPSATDTVDDRSSASAAPSPTVEEVPADPEDAAPEPARVARPGGHLEVFEAPGSGTASQVLAPVTGFDSPTVLLVTGQRGEWLEVLLPVRPNGTTGWIRADAVEVTSVDLAVVVDLATRELRVLDAGEEVLTTPVAIGDAQHPTPPGTFFVTDKLDTGDPDGPYGPFALGLSARSDVLTEFAGGDGQVGIHGTDAPSSIGRAASHGCIRVPNDVIAELAHLLPLGTPVTVW, from the coding sequence ATGACCGTTCCGATCCCCCTCGCTCCCGCCGCCCTGCGCCGGTCCGGGCAGGCACGGCACCGATGCCGCGACGGCCGCGACGGCCGCGACGGCCGCGACCTGCGCGGCCGCCTCCGGCGCGCGGTGGCTGCCGCGCTGCTCGGGGCGGTCCTGGTCGGCTGCGGCACGCGCGCGACCGACCCGTCCGCGACGGACACGGTCGACGACCGGTCGAGCGCTTCCGCGGCGCCGTCCCCGACGGTCGAGGAGGTGCCAGCCGACCCCGAGGACGCCGCACCGGAGCCCGCGCGCGTGGCCCGGCCCGGCGGGCACCTCGAGGTCTTCGAAGCACCCGGATCGGGAACGGCCAGCCAGGTGCTCGCCCCCGTGACCGGTTTCGACTCGCCGACCGTGTTGCTGGTCACCGGGCAGCGCGGGGAGTGGCTGGAGGTGCTGCTGCCGGTCCGGCCCAACGGCACGACCGGGTGGATCCGCGCCGACGCCGTCGAGGTGACGAGCGTCGACCTGGCGGTGGTGGTCGATCTCGCGACGCGCGAGCTGCGTGTCCTGGACGCCGGCGAGGAGGTGCTCACGACGCCGGTCGCGATCGGCGACGCGCAGCATCCCACACCCCCGGGGACCTTCTTCGTGACCGACAAGCTCGACACCGGCGACCCGGACGGTCCGTACGGGCCCTTCGCGCTGGGGCTCTCCGCACGGTCGGACGTGCTGACCGAGTTCGCGGGTGGTGACGGCCAGGTCGGCATCCACGGGACGGACGCGCCGTCGAGCATCGGGCGGGCGGCCTCTCACGGCTGCATCCGCGTCCCCAACGACGTGATCGCCGAGTTGGCGCACCTGCTGCCGCTCGGGACACCGGTGACGGTGTGGTGA
- a CDS encoding acetyl-CoA carboxylase biotin carboxylase subunit family protein, whose protein sequence is MDVLMISPGYPAEMAQFTRGLAQVGARVIGLGDQHVDALPPTARDALTHHLHVRSLTDERAALDAVASVLGHVRFERVECLWEPYMGLAARLREALGVRGLTGEQTERFRDKELMKQRLDQAGIRTPWHQTATTADGVRAIAERIGYPLIVKPIAGYGSADTYRVDDAGQLEQVLPLLRPVPVVSVEEFVDGEEFTYDTICADGRVLFENIGWYRPRPLVMRQNEWISPVYVALRDLEVPDLQGGREMGRAVLDALGFRDGFTHMEWYRKPDGEVVFGEIGARSPGARTVEVMNHATESDLFVAWAEAVVHGRVSRPIERRHNAAAVFKRARGQGRITHVEGLTRLLSEYGDHVVTLDLAPIGAPRKDWRASVTADGVLIVRHPNLGATLEMADRFAAELHLHAA, encoded by the coding sequence ATGGACGTGCTGATGATCTCGCCGGGCTACCCGGCGGAGATGGCCCAGTTCACCCGCGGGCTCGCCCAGGTCGGCGCCCGGGTGATCGGGCTCGGCGACCAGCACGTCGACGCGCTGCCGCCGACGGCCCGCGACGCGCTCACCCACCACCTGCACGTGCGGTCGCTCACCGACGAGCGCGCCGCCCTGGACGCGGTCGCCTCGGTGCTCGGTCACGTCCGGTTCGAGCGCGTCGAGTGCCTGTGGGAGCCCTACATGGGGCTCGCCGCCCGGCTGCGGGAGGCACTCGGTGTCCGCGGGCTCACGGGCGAGCAGACCGAGCGGTTCCGCGACAAGGAGCTGATGAAGCAGCGGCTGGACCAGGCCGGGATCCGGACGCCGTGGCATCAGACCGCGACGACCGCCGACGGGGTCCGGGCGATCGCCGAACGCATCGGCTACCCGCTGATCGTCAAGCCGATCGCCGGCTACGGCTCCGCCGACACGTACCGGGTCGACGACGCCGGGCAGCTCGAGCAGGTGCTGCCGCTGCTCCGCCCGGTGCCGGTGGTCAGCGTCGAGGAGTTCGTGGACGGCGAGGAGTTCACCTACGACACGATCTGCGCAGACGGGCGTGTGCTGTTCGAGAACATCGGCTGGTACCGGCCCCGCCCGCTCGTCATGCGGCAGAACGAGTGGATCAGCCCCGTGTACGTCGCGCTGCGCGACCTCGAGGTCCCCGACCTGCAGGGCGGGCGCGAGATGGGTCGGGCGGTGCTCGACGCGCTCGGATTCCGCGACGGGTTCACCCACATGGAGTGGTACCGCAAGCCCGACGGCGAGGTGGTCTTCGGCGAGATCGGTGCCCGGTCGCCGGGGGCCCGGACCGTCGAGGTCATGAACCACGCCACGGAGAGCGACCTGTTCGTGGCCTGGGCGGAGGCGGTCGTCCACGGTCGGGTGTCGCGGCCGATCGAGCGGCGTCACAACGCCGCGGCGGTCTTCAAGCGTGCCCGCGGGCAGGGGCGCATCACCCACGTGGAGGGGCTCACGCGGCTGCTGAGCGAGTACGGCGACCACGTCGTCACCCTCGACCTCGCCCCCATCGGCGCGCCCCGCAAGGACTGGCGGGCCTCGGTGACCGCCGACGGCGTGCTGATCGTGCGCCACCCGAACCTCGGGGCGACCCTGGAGATGGCCGACCGCTTCGCCGCGGAACTACACCTGCACGCGGCGTGA
- a CDS encoding RimK family alpha-L-glutamate ligase has product MSEHLIGLLLGMEEDWSSTFEELVRRLDLKIEHGGETHTFRTERVTIEPFRLRAVPRYDLVIDRLAHWYYVPREWLKKVAMMDGVYLLNNPFTFQAMEKHAAYCAMMRLGLHVPETWLLPHKHPPQDSRFAYTAARYNQAFDLEEIAQQVGFPLYMKPYDGGAWVGVTRIDDADELLEAYDDSGQRLMHLQAAVDFDVFVRTLSIGAETMTMHFDPSQPNHARYLVDHDFLSPGVGQEVRTIGRIVNAFFRWEFNSCETLVTDGLVQPIDYANACPDVSITSLHYYFPWAMKTLLKWSVFCAATSRNMRINLDPDRWFQIADDQDLDEGDKLAAYHRLTDEYFEQDAYDAFCAEHLGHVDEAMVDLVRSDWFDGLVVDTVKGTFPAHEHDHFVEHYRGLLRAWADDQHRPRPVPGAASGHGRA; this is encoded by the coding sequence GTGAGCGAGCACCTGATCGGCCTGCTGCTGGGCATGGAGGAGGACTGGTCGTCGACCTTCGAGGAGCTCGTCCGGCGGCTCGACCTCAAGATCGAGCACGGCGGGGAGACCCACACGTTCCGCACCGAACGGGTCACGATCGAACCGTTCCGGCTGCGCGCCGTTCCGCGCTACGACCTCGTGATCGACCGGCTCGCGCACTGGTACTACGTCCCGCGCGAGTGGCTGAAGAAGGTCGCCATGATGGACGGGGTCTACCTGCTCAACAACCCGTTCACGTTCCAGGCGATGGAGAAGCACGCCGCCTACTGCGCCATGATGCGACTCGGGCTGCACGTCCCCGAGACGTGGCTGTTGCCGCACAAGCACCCGCCGCAGGACTCGCGGTTCGCCTACACCGCGGCCCGCTACAACCAGGCCTTCGACCTCGAGGAGATCGCCCAGCAGGTCGGGTTCCCGCTGTACATGAAGCCCTACGACGGCGGGGCCTGGGTGGGAGTGACCCGGATCGACGACGCCGACGAGTTGCTGGAGGCGTACGACGACTCGGGCCAGCGGCTGATGCACCTGCAGGCCGCGGTCGACTTCGACGTGTTCGTGCGCACCCTGTCGATCGGTGCGGAGACCATGACGATGCACTTCGACCCGTCGCAGCCGAACCATGCCCGCTACCTCGTCGATCACGACTTCCTGTCCCCGGGGGTGGGGCAGGAGGTGCGCACGATCGGGCGGATCGTCAACGCGTTCTTCCGGTGGGAGTTCAACTCCTGCGAGACGCTCGTGACCGACGGGCTGGTCCAGCCGATCGACTACGCCAACGCCTGCCCGGACGTGTCGATCACGAGCCTGCACTACTACTTCCCGTGGGCGATGAAGACGTTGCTGAAGTGGAGCGTGTTCTGTGCCGCCACCAGTCGGAACATGCGGATCAACCTCGACCCCGATCGCTGGTTCCAGATCGCCGACGACCAGGACCTCGACGAGGGCGACAAGCTCGCTGCCTACCACCGGCTGACCGACGAGTACTTCGAACAGGACGCCTACGACGCGTTCTGCGCCGAGCATCTCGGGCACGTCGACGAAGCGATGGTGGATCTCGTCCGCTCCGACTGGTTCGACGGGCTGGTCGTCGACACCGTCAAGGGGACCTTCCCCGCGCACGAGCACGACCACTTCGTCGAGCACTACCGGGGGTTGCTGCGGGCCTGGGCCGACGACCAGCACCGACCGCGGCCGGTTCCCGGGGCCGCATCCGGTCACGGGCGTGCGTGA
- the sigJ gene encoding RNA polymerase sigma factor SigJ: protein MTTGPLEEHFRAHRRYLLGVAYRLLGSVTEADDALQEAWLRTRDADLDGVRDVRSWLTVIVTRICLDVLKSSRVQRERYIGEWLPEPIVDGADPADPADRVSLDDSVSLALLVVLERLSPAERTAFVLHEVFGLPFDTIAEAVGRSPAACRQLASRARRHVEADAPRFDADRDEHRRVVDAFANAAARGHLQDLLEVLDPDVVLRSDGGGKVPARREPLVSAPAVAALVLGIMRLRPGTRFRVATVNGAPGLLTYENGRLTGVVAFAVAAGRITELQLLMNPDKLQHVG from the coding sequence ATGACCACAGGCCCGCTGGAGGAGCACTTCCGCGCCCACCGCCGCTACCTGCTGGGCGTCGCCTACCGGCTGCTGGGCAGCGTCACCGAGGCCGACGACGCGCTGCAGGAAGCCTGGCTGCGAACCCGGGACGCCGACCTGGACGGCGTCCGGGACGTCCGGAGCTGGCTGACGGTGATCGTCACGCGGATCTGCCTCGACGTGCTGAAGTCGTCGCGGGTGCAGCGTGAGCGCTACATCGGCGAGTGGCTGCCCGAGCCGATCGTGGACGGGGCCGACCCGGCCGATCCGGCTGACCGCGTCAGCCTCGACGACTCCGTGAGCCTGGCGCTGCTGGTGGTCCTGGAGCGCTTGTCGCCGGCGGAGCGGACGGCGTTCGTGCTCCACGAGGTGTTCGGGCTGCCCTTCGACACGATCGCCGAGGCCGTCGGGCGCAGCCCGGCGGCCTGCCGGCAACTCGCGTCGCGCGCGCGACGGCACGTGGAGGCGGACGCGCCCCGCTTCGACGCCGACCGCGACGAACACCGCCGCGTGGTCGATGCCTTCGCGAACGCCGCCGCCCGCGGCCACCTGCAGGATCTGCTGGAGGTGCTCGACCCGGACGTCGTGCTGCGCTCCGACGGCGGCGGGAAGGTGCCGGCACGCAGGGAGCCGCTGGTCTCCGCTCCCGCCGTCGCCGCGCTCGTGCTCGGCATCATGCGGCTGCGGCCCGGCACCCGGTTCCGGGTCGCGACCGTCAACGGCGCGCCCGGGCTGCTGACCTACGAGAACGGTCGACTCACGGGCGTGGTCGCCTTCGCGGTCGCCGCCGGCCGCATCACCGAACTCCAGCTGCTCATGAACCCCGACAAGCTGCAGCACGTCGGCTGA
- a CDS encoding alpha/beta hydrolase-fold protein has protein sequence MLHVGAQPLAIDQLRHGGADAAAVDRFLDAHDVPLVEGATGTFLWRGEADAVRVQHWVVGLPNPLPMERLDGTDLWFAVTDLPEGSRVEYRLEVVHGDHVDNVEDPRNPNHAHNPYGSNSVVHGTGYEVPDWIELDEDARRGELRDLVLHSAALGRSVHAKVYLPARYRPTARYPLLVVHDGTDYLTFAAAQTVLDNLIHRLDVAELVAVFLDPGDRLVEYANHEGHARFVADELVPELERALPLIDHRGGRCLMGSSFGAIAAFSTAVRYPDRFGSLLLQSGSFAFTDIGSDHGGGPVFDPVVAFVNAYRAEPTRVADRLYVTCGTYEPMIRGSRAMVPVFRGTGAEVRYVEARDGHNWENWRDRLRDGLAWVFPGPQKFVYE, from the coding sequence ATGTTGCACGTCGGCGCCCAGCCGCTCGCGATCGACCAGCTCCGCCACGGCGGCGCCGACGCCGCGGCCGTGGACCGCTTCCTCGACGCGCACGACGTCCCCCTCGTCGAGGGTGCGACGGGCACCTTCCTGTGGCGCGGCGAGGCGGACGCGGTCCGCGTCCAGCACTGGGTCGTCGGCCTGCCGAACCCGCTGCCGATGGAGCGCCTCGACGGGACCGACCTGTGGTTCGCCGTGACCGACCTGCCAGAAGGTTCCCGGGTCGAGTACCGCCTGGAGGTGGTGCACGGCGACCACGTCGACAACGTCGAGGACCCGCGCAACCCGAACCACGCCCACAACCCGTACGGCTCGAACTCGGTCGTCCACGGCACCGGCTACGAGGTCCCCGACTGGATCGAGCTCGACGAGGACGCGCGCCGTGGCGAGCTACGCGACCTCGTGCTGCACAGCGCCGCGCTCGGCCGCAGCGTGCACGCCAAGGTGTACCTGCCGGCGCGCTACCGGCCGACCGCGCGCTACCCCCTGCTGGTGGTCCACGACGGTACCGACTATCTCACCTTCGCCGCCGCGCAGACGGTGCTCGACAACCTGATCCACCGGCTCGACGTCGCCGAACTCGTCGCCGTGTTCCTCGATCCCGGCGACCGTCTGGTCGAGTACGCGAACCACGAGGGCCATGCACGCTTCGTCGCGGACGAGCTCGTGCCCGAGCTCGAACGGGCGCTGCCACTGATCGACCACCGCGGGGGTCGCTGCCTGATGGGCTCGAGCTTCGGGGCGATCGCCGCGTTCTCGACCGCGGTGCGCTATCCGGACCGGTTCGGTTCGCTGCTGCTGCAGTCGGGGTCCTTCGCGTTCACCGATATCGGCTCGGATCACGGCGGCGGGCCGGTCTTCGACCCGGTCGTCGCGTTCGTGAACGCCTACCGGGCCGAGCCGACCCGGGTCGCGGACCGGCTGTACGTCACCTGCGGGACGTACGAGCCGATGATCCGGGGCAGTCGCGCGATGGTGCCGGTGTTCCGCGGCACGGGTGCGGAGGTGCGCTACGTCGAGGCGCGCGACGGCCACAACTGGGAGAACTGGCGCGATCGCCTGCGCGACGGGCTCGCCTGGGTGTTCCCCGGCCCACAGAAGTTCGTCTACGAGTGA
- a CDS encoding acetyl-CoA carboxylase biotin carboxylase subunit family protein: MVTAVFVAPYLLEATERFVTGATHLPDVRVGIVTHEPADRLPPHLRERLVAHWRVDDALDPSQLEAAVRGLAGQLGGVDRLVGILEQLQVPLAQVRESLGISGMDVATARNFRDKSRMKQVLREAGVPCARHRLVRSADEATRFVDDVGFPVVVKPPAGAGARDTFRLDGPDALRGWLAVQAPSGDAPALLEEFVVGDEHSFDSVTVDGNVVWRSISHYLPTPLEVLRNPWMQWAVLLPRELDADTYGGIDAAGPAAVRALGHRRGLTHLEWFRRGDGSVAVSEVAARPPGAQLSAAIAYAHDVDLHRAWAGIEILDRFEPPERRWAVGTVYLRGQHPAGSAPPGSRVVAVHGIDALQAELGHLVAEARVPTPGQPAGDGYEGEGWVIVRDHDTGVVVDAVKRILGGLRVELG, translated from the coding sequence ATGGTCACCGCGGTCTTCGTCGCCCCGTACCTGCTCGAGGCGACCGAACGCTTCGTCACGGGAGCGACGCACCTCCCGGACGTCCGCGTGGGCATCGTGACCCACGAGCCCGCCGACCGGCTGCCACCCCACCTCCGCGAGCGCCTGGTCGCCCACTGGCGGGTCGACGACGCGCTCGATCCGTCCCAGCTGGAAGCCGCCGTGCGGGGGTTGGCCGGACAGCTCGGCGGGGTCGACCGGCTGGTCGGGATCCTCGAACAGCTGCAGGTCCCGCTCGCGCAGGTGCGCGAGTCGCTCGGGATCAGCGGCATGGACGTCGCGACCGCACGCAACTTCCGGGACAAGAGCCGGATGAAGCAGGTGCTGCGCGAGGCGGGCGTGCCCTGTGCGCGGCACCGGCTCGTGCGCTCCGCCGACGAGGCGACCCGCTTCGTCGACGACGTCGGGTTCCCGGTCGTCGTCAAACCCCCTGCGGGCGCCGGCGCACGCGACACCTTCCGCCTCGACGGTCCCGACGCGCTGCGCGGCTGGCTCGCGGTGCAGGCACCGTCGGGCGACGCGCCGGCGCTCCTCGAGGAGTTCGTGGTCGGTGACGAGCACTCCTTCGACAGCGTCACGGTCGACGGCAACGTCGTGTGGCGCTCGATCTCCCATTACCTGCCGACCCCGTTGGAGGTGCTCCGCAACCCCTGGATGCAGTGGGCCGTCCTGCTGCCCCGTGAGCTCGACGCGGACACCTACGGCGGCATCGACGCCGCCGGCCCTGCCGCGGTCCGGGCGCTCGGGCACCGGCGCGGCCTGACCCACCTGGAGTGGTTCCGGCGCGGCGACGGCAGCGTCGCCGTCTCCGAGGTCGCGGCCCGGCCACCCGGTGCGCAGCTCAGCGCGGCCATCGCCTACGCCCACGACGTCGATCTCCACCGCGCCTGGGCGGGGATCGAGATCCTCGACCGCTTCGAACCGCCCGAGCGCCGGTGGGCCGTCGGCACCGTGTACCTGCGGGGGCAGCATCCCGCCGGGTCGGCGCCCCCCGGCAGCCGCGTGGTCGCCGTGCACGGGATCGACGCGCTCCAGGCCGAGCTCGGACACCTGGTGGCCGAGGCCCGCGTGCCGACGCCGGGGCAGCCGGCCGGCGACGGCTACGAGGGCGAAGGCTGGGTCATCGTGCGTGACCACGACACCGGGGTGGTCGTCGACGCCGTGAAGCGGATCCTCGGCGGTCTGCGCGTCGAACTCGGCTGA